One Bdellovibrionota bacterium genomic region harbors:
- a CDS encoding diacylglycerol kinase family protein, with protein sequence MKSVVIINPKSASGNTVKMWREIQASIQRSLGTIEVLMTEYPHHATKLAKEIAQETDPSKKVDCLIVMGGDGSIHEVVNGLIDENGNVINPQLKVGILNSGRGCDFIRTLGVPVIAGEAVSKLVDGHTKAIDIGRIKLQKNGKTEVHYFINSFSYGLGGEVARNIQRNESMFSPTTTYFIASTLGFLKSKPFEIEFTLNGDTTFKKECMNVFVMNGRYSGGGMHWAPPGRLDDGLLDLIVIEKLAKFKLAMITPKVYDGTFLDVKEVKHNQVSSVKIKSSKEMYLEMDGEVTQSRDIEITVLPKAIQFIC encoded by the coding sequence ATGAAATCTGTAGTCATCATCAATCCGAAGAGCGCGAGTGGCAATACGGTAAAAATGTGGAGAGAGATCCAAGCTTCGATTCAAAGAAGTTTAGGAACAATCGAAGTACTAATGACCGAGTATCCTCATCACGCAACAAAACTCGCAAAAGAAATCGCACAAGAAACAGACCCGTCTAAAAAAGTCGACTGTCTCATTGTCATGGGCGGCGATGGAAGTATCCACGAAGTCGTCAATGGTCTTATTGATGAGAATGGCAATGTGATCAATCCTCAGTTGAAGGTTGGAATTTTAAATTCAGGAAGAGGTTGTGATTTCATTCGAACCCTCGGAGTTCCAGTGATCGCCGGCGAGGCGGTTTCAAAGCTTGTCGATGGTCACACCAAAGCTATAGACATAGGAAGAATTAAACTTCAAAAAAACGGAAAAACTGAAGTTCATTATTTTATAAATTCATTTTCATACGGGTTGGGCGGTGAAGTCGCAAGAAATATTCAGCGCAATGAATCTATGTTTTCTCCGACCACGACTTATTTTATTGCGAGTACTTTGGGCTTCTTAAAATCAAAGCCATTTGAAATTGAATTCACTTTGAATGGAGATACTACATTTAAAAAAGAATGCATGAATGTTTTTGTTATGAACGGAAGATATTCAGGTGGAGGAATGCACTGGGCTCCTCCTGGAAGACTAGATGATGGATTGCTGGATTTGATTGTTATAGAAAAATTAGCAAAATTTAAACTCGCCATGATCACGCCAAAAGTTTACGATGGAACATTCTTGGATGTAAAAGAAGTGAAGCACAATCAGGTTTCCAGCGTTAAAATAAAATCTTCAAAAGAAATGTATCTAGAAATGGACGGCGAAGTGACTCAAAGCCGAGATATCGAAATCACAGTATTACCAAAAGCCATTCAATTTATCTGCTGA
- a CDS encoding ATPase, T2SS/T4P/T4SS family yields MNPLQIIVKDICNKIKISPSIDIVSLETGSDRLEKILNQEIKNHNVECRLRLQGEFFGNGPLDHLIDDEDVTEIIINSWKDIWYEKGGKFFESQDTFLSQTTYHNYVHRLCKMLKAQLTFDQPFLCITQENFRYHIVSPSISGEDFTLSIRKHRKKRWSMNDLLEKKSLTASQFKFILGLMKDRKNFLVIGATGTGKTTFLNCCLKLLNADDRTVIIEDTSELVIPNGVSTKLLTRKDSHGLLSPIDLTILIREALRMRPDRLVLGEVRGPEAKDLLLALSTGHEGSIGTLHAVSAQEALIRLEMLIQLGAPQWSLEAIRRLIYFSLHYIICIERDEHGQRSVKNIHKISGLESFGFLLENIL; encoded by the coding sequence ATGAATCCACTTCAAATCATCGTCAAAGACATTTGCAATAAAATTAAAATCTCACCTAGCATCGATATTGTATCTTTAGAAACAGGAAGCGATCGCTTAGAGAAAATTTTAAATCAAGAGATTAAAAATCACAATGTCGAATGCAGATTAAGACTTCAAGGAGAATTCTTTGGAAATGGGCCCCTCGACCATTTGATTGATGATGAAGATGTAACCGAAATCATCATCAATTCTTGGAAAGATATTTGGTATGAAAAAGGCGGGAAATTTTTTGAATCTCAAGATACTTTCTTAAGTCAAACCACTTACCACAACTATGTGCATAGACTTTGTAAAATGCTGAAAGCTCAACTTACTTTTGATCAGCCATTTTTATGTATCACTCAAGAGAATTTTAGGTATCACATTGTTTCGCCCTCCATCTCCGGAGAAGACTTTACTCTGTCCATCAGAAAGCACCGAAAGAAAAGATGGTCGATGAATGATCTCTTGGAGAAAAAATCACTTACCGCTTCTCAGTTCAAATTTATTCTGGGCTTGATGAAGGATCGGAAAAATTTCTTAGTCATTGGCGCAACCGGAACTGGTAAAACTACTTTTTTGAATTGTTGTTTAAAACTTTTAAATGCCGATGATCGCACAGTGATTATAGAAGATACTTCGGAATTAGTTATTCCCAACGGCGTGAGCACAAAACTTCTCACTCGTAAGGACTCTCATGGGCTCCTCAGTCCTATAGACTTGACGATATTGATAAGAGAGGCCTTGAGAATGAGACCTGACCGCTTAGTTCTGGGTGAGGTCCGTGGTCCAGAAGCGAAGGATCTTCTACTAGCACTCTCGACAGGACATGAAGGAAGTATCGGAACTCTGCATGCTGTCTCGGCGCAAGAAGCTCTGATCCGTCTAGAAATGCTGATTCAATTGGGCGCTCCTCAATGGAGTCTGGAAGCCATTCGAAGACTTATTTATTTTTCACTTCACTATATTATATGTATAGAGCGCGATGAGCATGGACAAAGGTCTGTGAAAAATATCCATAAGATCTCAGGGCTCGAGAGTTTTGGATTTCTTTTGGAAAATATTCTTTAG
- a CDS encoding hybrid sensor histidine kinase/response regulator, with product MKHTLMFIDDETDNLDALERVFRKKYNVLKCSSGPEALKILKEQDDISVIISDQRMPEMTGVEFLEKSMKTHPNCIRILLTGYTDLDSVIAAINSGQVYRYITKPWDTRDLQITVDQAVEKFELESELKVKNQKLEKALNELKTLDQAKSQFMILINHELKTPLTSLLSFMELLSQTSLDEDQKKYISRINKSSDKLHEIIMDSLELVSSELEQTKLQKNKIQDKKIVDQAIGKLSSLADEKKIRIKTIFCEETFESDTQMLDNVLVRVIKNAIQHGDNSEPITIETSKDDATGKIKFEITNSGKDISKDTIEKILKPFALNENIMNHSKGLGLGLSISQSILKRLGSTLKIESSKKQITVSFSI from the coding sequence ATGAAGCACACCTTGATGTTCATCGATGATGAGACCGACAACCTTGACGCTCTAGAGAGAGTCTTTCGCAAGAAGTACAATGTGCTCAAGTGTAGCTCCGGGCCTGAAGCGCTGAAGATCCTTAAAGAACAAGACGATATTTCAGTGATCATCAGTGACCAGAGAATGCCCGAAATGACGGGCGTAGAATTCCTAGAAAAATCCATGAAGACCCACCCCAATTGCATTCGCATTCTTTTAACTGGTTACACAGATCTAGATTCGGTCATTGCCGCGATCAACTCCGGGCAAGTCTATCGTTACATCACAAAACCCTGGGATACGAGAGATCTGCAAATCACCGTCGATCAAGCTGTCGAAAAATTCGAACTCGAAAGTGAACTCAAAGTTAAGAACCAAAAATTAGAAAAAGCCTTGAATGAATTAAAAACTTTGGATCAGGCAAAGAGCCAATTTATGATTTTGATCAATCACGAATTAAAAACTCCCCTCACATCACTCTTAAGCTTTATGGAACTCCTTTCTCAGACTTCATTAGATGAAGACCAAAAAAAATATATTTCTAGAATAAATAAAAGCTCAGACAAACTCCATGAGATCATTATGGACTCCCTAGAATTGGTTTCCAGCGAACTGGAACAGACAAAATTACAGAAAAATAAAATCCAAGATAAAAAAATTGTGGATCAGGCCATCGGAAAGCTTTCGAGCTTGGCAGACGAAAAGAAAATCCGAATCAAAACTATTTTCTGCGAAGAAACTTTCGAAAGCGATACCCAAATGCTAGATAATGTTTTGGTGAGAGTGATTAAAAATGCCATTCAGCATGGCGACAACTCAGAGCCCATCACAATTGAAACATCAAAAGATGATGCCACTGGAAAAATCAAATTTGAAATCACAAATTCCGGAAAAGACATTTCAAAAGACACCATCGAAAAAATCTTAAAACCTTTTGCCTTAAACGAAAACATCATGAACCATTCAAAAGGTTTAGGCTTGGGCTTGAGTATTTCACAGTCCATTCTAAAACGCTTAGGGTCCACCCTAAAAATCGAAAGCTCAAAAAAACAAATCACCGTTTCTTTTTCTATATAG
- the folD gene encoding bifunctional methylenetetrahydrofolate dehydrogenase/methenyltetrahydrofolate cyclohydrolase FolD, with amino-acid sequence MLLLDGKIVAKAIKDRVKTRLNELSGEGLKSKPGLAVVLVGNDPASEVYVGHKIKTCKELGLESFLYRVAATDAPEKLYEQIEELNKNENVHGILVQMPLPKNFSEEKVMDLIDPRKDVDGLTPENVGLAWSGRARVYPCTPSGIIEILNHYKVSIERKHVVVVGRSEIVGKPMAQMFLERNATVTICHSKTKSLEEFTKQADIVVVAVGKRNFFGKDFFTSDTVVIDVGMHRLEQGLLCGDVFFKDVNENVRALTPVPGGVGPMTIAMLMQNTLKLYEQKLYEQKIEKN; translated from the coding sequence ATGCTTTTATTAGACGGAAAAATAGTGGCAAAAGCCATCAAAGATAGAGTGAAAACTCGCTTAAATGAATTGTCAGGTGAGGGTTTGAAATCCAAGCCCGGTTTGGCCGTGGTTTTGGTGGGCAACGATCCCGCAAGTGAAGTTTATGTCGGACATAAAATCAAAACTTGCAAGGAACTCGGACTCGAATCTTTCCTTTACAGAGTGGCGGCAACAGATGCTCCGGAAAAACTCTACGAACAAATCGAAGAGCTAAATAAAAACGAAAATGTTCACGGAATCTTAGTGCAAATGCCTCTACCAAAAAATTTCTCCGAAGAAAAAGTAATGGATTTAATTGATCCCCGAAAAGACGTCGATGGCTTAACGCCTGAGAACGTGGGCTTGGCTTGGAGTGGGAGAGCGCGAGTTTATCCCTGTACTCCGAGTGGAATCATCGAAATTTTAAATCACTACAAAGTCTCAATCGAAAGAAAACACGTTGTGGTGGTGGGCAGAAGCGAAATTGTCGGAAAGCCCATGGCGCAGATGTTTTTAGAAAGAAATGCCACGGTGACAATCTGTCATTCAAAAACAAAATCTCTCGAAGAATTCACAAAGCAAGCAGACATCGTGGTGGTGGCTGTAGGTAAAAGAAATTTCTTTGGAAAAGATTTCTTCACAAGCGACACGGTAGTGATCGACGTCGGTATGCATAGGTTGGAACAGGGTTTACTTTGTGGCGATGTTTTCTTTAAAGACGTGAATGAGAATGTAAGAGCCTTAACTCCGGTTCCGGGTGGCGTCGGCCCCATGACCATCGCCATGCTTATGCAAAATACCCTAAAACTTTATGAACAGAAACTTTACGAACAGAAGATAGAAAAAAATTAG
- the gcvT gene encoding glycine cleavage system aminomethyltransferase GcvT has product MKRTPLYEEHLKLNARMVDFAGWEMPVQYLGLREEHDNVRTNVGLFDVSHMGEVFIRGENALKTLQWITTNDVAKLKKGQAQYSILTNPTGGIVDDIFVYCLEENKEYLVCVNASNVEKDFEWMKKNNKGAEITNESSKWSQIAVQGPKAFGLLEKIFPKVSELQKNQCEYFSFNGSKVLIAATGYTGEQGVEIFVPNEKAAALWSELVKKGEEFGVQAIGLGARDTLRTEMKYSLYGNEITDLTNPIEAGLGWVVKLDKGDFIGREPIQKMKENGPKRKLIGFKMLDRGIPRHDYKLLSLDGEEVGIVTSGTMSPTLDEAVGIGYLREDLSKIGSEFFVEIRGRKTKAQVVQTPFVKK; this is encoded by the coding sequence ATAAAAAGAACTCCACTCTATGAAGAGCACTTAAAACTAAATGCAAGAATGGTCGATTTCGCAGGCTGGGAAATGCCCGTGCAGTATTTGGGCTTAAGAGAAGAGCATGACAATGTGAGAACAAATGTCGGCCTTTTTGATGTCTCTCACATGGGAGAGGTTTTTATTAGAGGCGAGAATGCACTTAAAACCCTTCAATGGATTACAACTAACGACGTAGCAAAACTTAAAAAAGGCCAAGCCCAGTATTCTATTCTGACAAATCCTACGGGCGGCATCGTCGATGATATTTTCGTTTATTGTCTTGAGGAAAATAAAGAATATCTCGTGTGTGTCAATGCATCGAATGTTGAAAAAGATTTTGAGTGGATGAAGAAAAATAACAAAGGTGCGGAGATCACAAACGAGAGTTCAAAGTGGTCACAGATCGCGGTTCAAGGTCCAAAAGCCTTTGGTCTTTTAGAAAAAATCTTTCCCAAAGTTTCAGAACTACAAAAAAACCAATGTGAATATTTCTCATTTAACGGATCAAAAGTTTTGATCGCAGCAACGGGTTATACTGGCGAACAAGGCGTAGAGATTTTTGTTCCAAACGAAAAAGCCGCAGCGTTGTGGTCCGAGTTAGTGAAAAAAGGTGAAGAATTTGGCGTTCAAGCTATCGGCTTGGGTGCAAGAGATACACTCAGAACTGAAATGAAATACTCGCTTTATGGAAATGAGATCACGGATCTTACAAATCCGATCGAAGCGGGGCTCGGCTGGGTTGTAAAATTAGACAAAGGCGACTTCATTGGCCGTGAACCCATCCAAAAAATGAAAGAAAATGGCCCAAAAAGAAAGCTCATTGGCTTTAAAATGCTCGATCGAGGTATTCCAAGACATGATTACAAGCTCTTATCCCTTGATGGTGAAGAAGTGGGCATCGTGACAAGCGGCACCATGTCACCAACCCTTGATGAAGCGGTCGGAATTGGGTATCTAAGAGAAGACTTAAGCAAGATTGGTTCCGAATTTTTTGTTGAAATTCGTGGTCGAAAAACTAAAGCACAAGTGGTACAAACACCATTCGTTAAAAAATAG
- the gcvH gene encoding glycine cleavage system protein GcvH translates to MKYNVPEEYYYTKDHEWAQVDENIVTVGITDYAQSNLGEVVYVELPEEGQKVTQNEPFGVVESVKAVSDLFSPVTGTVIEVNNGLTEDPGHLNDDPMEEGWLIRIEMDSERELANLMKAVDYKALIAKK, encoded by the coding sequence ATGAAGTACAACGTTCCAGAAGAATACTATTACACAAAAGATCACGAGTGGGCTCAAGTGGACGAGAATATCGTTACCGTTGGGATCACAGACTATGCTCAATCAAATTTGGGTGAAGTTGTTTACGTTGAACTTCCTGAAGAAGGCCAAAAAGTAACACAGAACGAACCCTTTGGTGTTGTTGAAAGTGTAAAAGCTGTAAGTGACTTATTTTCTCCTGTGACTGGAACAGTTATCGAAGTGAATAACGGTCTTACGGAAGATCCTGGGCATCTTAATGATGATCCCATGGAAGAAGGCTGGCTCATTAGAATCGAAATGGATTCTGAAAGAGAATTAGCAAACCTTATGAAGGCCGTGGACTACAAAGCTTTGATTGCCAAAAAGTAG
- a CDS encoding GNAT family N-acetyltransferase — protein MSKSIEPQFRIATQNDLPQILHLLADDELGRTREAQSETVGPEYQMAFTEIESDANNELIVGIQGSEVIAVLQITYIPNLTLKGTKRAQIEGVRVSSKIRGQGVGQKLFNYAIQRARNRGCKLAQLTTNKSRNDAIRFYENLGFVITHEGMKLQL, from the coding sequence ATGTCTAAATCAATCGAACCCCAGTTCCGAATTGCCACGCAAAACGACCTTCCGCAGATTTTGCATTTGTTAGCAGATGATGAATTAGGAAGGACCCGCGAAGCGCAATCTGAAACGGTAGGACCTGAATATCAAATGGCGTTCACGGAAATCGAATCAGACGCTAATAACGAACTAATCGTTGGAATACAAGGTAGTGAAGTCATTGCCGTTCTTCAGATTACCTATATTCCAAATCTTACGCTTAAGGGAACGAAACGAGCTCAAATTGAGGGAGTCAGAGTATCCTCGAAAATTCGAGGGCAAGGTGTTGGGCAAAAGTTATTTAACTATGCCATTCAGCGAGCGCGAAATCGAGGCTGCAAACTTGCGCAGCTTACCACGAACAAGTCCCGCAACGACGCCATTCGATTTTACGAAAATCTAGGATTTGTTATCACGCACGAAGGAATGAAACTTCAACTCTGA
- a CDS encoding DUF4406 domain-containing protein — MLIMIAGPYKSNTDDPNQWHKNLSLLNRAALSVLRKGHTPIIGVNMALPIIAEAGESEYRSIMMPLSLGLAKRCDAILRIGGDSAGADQEVELVKSIGGKVFYSLEDIPNLD; from the coding sequence ATGTTAATCATGATTGCAGGACCTTACAAATCAAACACTGATGACCCAAATCAATGGCATAAGAATTTATCTTTATTGAATCGTGCTGCACTTTCTGTACTTCGGAAAGGACATACTCCAATTATTGGAGTCAATATGGCTTTACCGATTATAGCTGAAGCTGGCGAGAGTGAATACAGATCAATTATGATGCCGCTTTCGTTGGGGCTAGCAAAACGTTGTGACGCAATTCTAAGAATCGGTGGGGACTCTGCGGGTGCAGATCAGGAAGTTGAGCTTGTTAAAAGCATAGGCGGCAAAGTTTTCTATTCTTTAGAAGACATTCCAAACTTAGATTAA
- a CDS encoding transporter substrate-binding domain-containing protein has translation MKTLGKYLLLIAFLILIVNRGAYAEVPPEIKKILKRGELVVAMYDQDIPPYFENKNKTLSGLDVDLCEALAKSLGVKLKIKLIPKADQYSDILKQLDDKNVDLVAAALYPSLDRSKEVRFTESYDTVDFLFLLNRKTLAKENLKVQKIQDLNKKSVNLTTFTTSIFDPIQTLLPMASITRSEKREVVHGACVKDGNHGCYIDELDYLRWKKKDPAVGLLLDKLKTSYKRPVSLAVHWKNQHLSYWVDQAIKSYKSDGTLDAIFKKHNWRLVE, from the coding sequence GTGAAAACACTCGGAAAATATTTATTACTCATTGCGTTTCTGATTCTAATCGTGAATAGAGGAGCGTACGCAGAAGTTCCGCCCGAAATAAAAAAAATATTGAAGCGGGGAGAATTGGTCGTTGCCATGTATGACCAAGACATTCCGCCTTACTTTGAAAACAAAAACAAAACCCTTTCTGGTCTCGACGTTGATTTGTGTGAAGCTCTCGCAAAGTCTTTGGGAGTTAAACTGAAAATAAAATTGATTCCAAAAGCGGATCAATACTCTGACATTCTAAAACAGTTAGATGATAAAAATGTAGATCTCGTGGCCGCCGCACTCTATCCTTCTTTGGATCGATCCAAAGAAGTTCGTTTTACAGAATCCTACGACACTGTAGACTTTTTGTTTCTCCTGAATAGAAAAACTTTGGCAAAAGAAAATTTAAAAGTACAAAAAATCCAAGATCTCAATAAGAAAAGTGTGAACCTTACGACATTCACAACTTCCATTTTTGATCCCATTCAAACATTGTTACCTATGGCAAGCATCACCAGATCTGAAAAAAGAGAAGTTGTTCATGGTGCATGCGTTAAAGACGGAAACCATGGCTGTTACATCGATGAATTGGATTACTTGAGATGGAAAAAGAAAGATCCAGCTGTAGGTCTTTTGTTGGACAAATTAAAAACCAGTTATAAACGCCCAGTCTCTCTGGCGGTCCATTGGAAGAATCAACACCTTTCATATTGGGTCGATCAAGCTATAAAATCATACAAGTCCGATGGAACTCTGGACGCCATATTTAAAAAGCACAACTGGAGATTGGTAGAATGA
- a CDS encoding cation:dicarboxylase symporter family transporter, whose product MKWSKFLSNPLALAIASLLGVLVGVLKPGFFKNWMWAEEIVFGLIQMTVLPIILVSLLLSVIRLFSSQLSTRVIFKIIIAFIGPLFLVAALSGFYANIFGPSQSERERLQVELGSSLEESAQKAPQSIEDKKVEYIPTNIFQALASGNLVGLLTFIFLFGAAIGLNVVYSSSTLIKILESANEALLRMFNWFLTFLAVAIMISISKTIEQVGVELLSDLRSFFVCFLSWVIIFIFGMLAYAKSLSNMNFVEFWKSIEKSLSVSFFSGSSSSALPSLMESLKEKFKVDTWVVDLIAPLSLSAFKLGSVALLAMLSVLLCQLFDIELSISSFFIIVLASVLQSICGGGEGAAAVMVLAFMLRPLGLSEEILVMLFVALRPVLSFAVAIMNTASSLAIILSAGRWLPRKEI is encoded by the coding sequence ATGAAATGGAGTAAATTCCTATCCAATCCATTGGCTCTTGCGATCGCATCTCTTTTGGGTGTTCTTGTTGGTGTATTAAAGCCCGGTTTTTTCAAAAATTGGATGTGGGCTGAGGAAATCGTGTTTGGCCTTATTCAAATGACAGTTCTTCCAATCATATTGGTTTCGCTACTGCTCTCAGTAATAAGGCTTTTTAGCTCTCAGCTCAGTACGCGGGTGATCTTTAAAATTATTATAGCATTCATTGGTCCACTTTTCTTAGTCGCGGCATTATCTGGATTCTACGCAAATATTTTTGGACCATCGCAATCCGAGAGAGAACGCTTGCAGGTAGAACTTGGCAGTTCCTTAGAAGAATCCGCACAAAAAGCCCCTCAGTCCATTGAGGATAAAAAAGTAGAATATATACCTACAAATATTTTCCAGGCACTGGCAAGTGGAAACCTGGTTGGATTGCTGACGTTTATTTTTCTCTTTGGTGCTGCTATAGGATTAAATGTTGTGTATTCAAGTTCGACGCTGATTAAAATTTTGGAATCAGCAAATGAAGCTCTTTTGAGGATGTTCAATTGGTTTCTAACTTTCTTGGCGGTTGCCATTATGATTTCTATCAGTAAAACTATCGAGCAGGTTGGAGTTGAATTGCTTTCAGATTTAAGAAGTTTCTTCGTGTGTTTCTTAAGCTGGGTTATAATTTTTATTTTTGGAATGCTCGCCTATGCAAAATCTCTTTCTAATATGAATTTTGTAGAATTTTGGAAGAGTATTGAGAAATCCTTATCCGTATCATTTTTCTCAGGAAGTAGCTCAAGTGCCCTGCCTTCACTTATGGAGAGCTTAAAAGAAAAATTCAAGGTGGACACTTGGGTCGTGGATTTGATTGCGCCACTTTCATTATCAGCTTTCAAGTTAGGCTCAGTTGCACTACTAGCGATGTTGTCAGTTCTACTTTGTCAGCTGTTTGATATCGAGCTTTCTATTTCTAGTTTCTTTATTATCGTTCTTGCCTCTGTCCTGCAATCCATTTGTGGGGGCGGCGAGGGAGCGGCAGCAGTTATGGTATTGGCATTTATGTTGCGACCTCTGGGATTGTCAGAAGAAATTTTAGTCATGCTATTTGTTGCATTAAGACCCGTGCTGAGTTTTGCTGTGGCCATTATGAATACAGCTAGCTCTTTGGCAATCATCCTCAGTGCTGGAAGATGGCTCCCAAGAAAAGAAATCTAA
- a CDS encoding trypsin-like serine protease — translation MLYQFFVIVFAIAVLCAQKSQAIVNGKELLNSQRPEVVRLILYKDKDSLLDQVDNGRCTGTAISDSLVLTAGHCVTGNFNEEKNNTIVLHRFKENKTEEIISVLQSYTEFIPEDLQKIKDEQNKHGKTTPGCSPGEKPMVLTKTPDLALLKFPNKTFRTWAQINFQKIHSAGDSIEFLGYGMTASSFEVSIPFSDPQPNDLRLGKSKIWRTGEKRFAIISQYLDPIGDIGDSGAPVFDNGQVTAVLSTLETKCETEYGEDYAIMNTAVALSSIEAIKFFSKALNKLEN, via the coding sequence ATGCTCTATCAATTTTTTGTAATCGTATTTGCAATTGCGGTTCTATGCGCTCAAAAATCACAAGCTATTGTGAATGGAAAAGAACTTTTAAACTCTCAAAGACCTGAAGTTGTGCGACTTATACTTTATAAAGATAAAGATTCGCTTTTAGATCAAGTTGATAATGGTCGTTGCACGGGAACTGCTATTTCTGATTCACTGGTGTTAACAGCCGGGCATTGTGTAACAGGGAATTTTAATGAAGAAAAAAATAATACTATTGTTCTCCACCGTTTCAAAGAAAATAAAACAGAAGAAATCATTTCAGTACTGCAATCTTACACAGAGTTTATTCCTGAGGATTTACAAAAAATTAAAGATGAGCAGAATAAACACGGAAAGACTACACCTGGATGCTCACCTGGCGAAAAACCTATGGTACTTACAAAAACACCAGATTTGGCTTTATTAAAGTTTCCGAACAAAACTTTTCGGACTTGGGCACAAATTAATTTTCAGAAAATCCATTCCGCAGGAGATTCTATAGAGTTCCTAGGTTATGGAATGACAGCAAGCTCATTTGAAGTAAGTATTCCCTTCTCAGACCCTCAACCAAATGATTTGAGATTGGGTAAAAGTAAAATTTGGAGAACCGGCGAAAAAAGATTTGCCATAATCTCTCAATACTTGGATCCCATTGGAGACATTGGCGACTCTGGCGCCCCAGTTTTTGATAACGGACAAGTTACTGCTGTTCTCAGCACTCTTGAAACAAAGTGTGAAACTGAATATGGAGAAGATTACGCCATTATGAATACGGCAGTAGCTTTGTCTTCTATAGAAGCAATCAAATTTTTTTCAAAAGCTCTAAATAAATTAGAAAATTAA
- a CDS encoding penicillin-binding transpeptidase domain-containing protein, which produces MQINLTRTRVFTIVLFSFLIAISGWMFIKKDSNFDMSKQRLQSIQHVRAQIRDQISPFIKKNEVTPHVYFEKFGAFEKTDVQYTFNPTLQNQANKLLRQYKPDYASIVAIDAKTGRVLALANYLKEDTTPGNLAIKATFPAASIFKIIPASVALDKYMLEANLLLPFNGSSHTLYRKNVMSDTINRWTRSISLKQAFAQSVNTFFARLALKKMQPDDLKEYAAKFQFNTPIVTDFPIDMSTAVIPNEKGYELAEVASGFNKTNTLSPVQGAMMAAAIADDGIMRNPYIVDSLTNEAGEMVYHGESVELARALTPEGAEKMRELMQATIIQGTSRKSFRPLVKNNQFVALELGGKTGSLTGDEPKGKVDWFVGYAIHGDQKIAIAAITVNKKYWTVKSAFLAQSIIKNHFKEDVAAR; this is translated from the coding sequence ATGCAAATCAACCTGACTCGCACTCGTGTATTTACAATTGTGTTGTTTTCTTTTTTGATCGCCATTTCTGGATGGATGTTTATTAAGAAAGACTCTAATTTTGATATGTCAAAGCAAAGACTTCAAAGTATTCAGCATGTTAGAGCGCAGATCCGCGACCAAATTTCGCCTTTTATCAAAAAAAATGAAGTTACGCCGCACGTGTATTTTGAAAAATTTGGCGCCTTTGAAAAGACAGACGTTCAATATACGTTCAATCCAACTCTACAAAATCAAGCGAACAAACTTTTAAGACAATACAAACCAGATTATGCATCCATCGTAGCGATTGATGCAAAAACAGGCAGAGTACTGGCCCTGGCAAATTATCTCAAAGAAGATACAACTCCGGGAAATCTTGCGATTAAGGCAACGTTTCCCGCAGCTTCTATTTTTAAAATTATTCCAGCGTCGGTGGCTTTGGACAAATACATGTTAGAAGCCAATCTTTTGCTTCCATTCAATGGATCTTCGCACACGCTCTACAGAAAAAATGTAATGTCAGACACGATCAATAGATGGACCAGATCGATTTCTTTGAAGCAAGCGTTTGCTCAATCGGTAAATACTTTTTTTGCAAGATTAGCGCTTAAGAAAATGCAACCTGATGATTTAAAAGAATACGCAGCCAAATTCCAATTCAATACACCGATTGTTACAGATTTTCCAATCGACATGAGTACGGCGGTGATTCCAAATGAAAAAGGTTATGAACTTGCGGAAGTGGCATCAGGGTTCAACAAAACAAACACGTTATCTCCAGTGCAAGGTGCAATGATGGCGGCAGCGATTGCTGATGATGGAATCATGAGAAATCCTTACATCGTAGATTCATTAACAAATGAAGCGGGTGAAATGGTTTATCATGGAGAGTCTGTAGAACTCGCAAGAGCTCTCACTCCTGAAGGCGCAGAAAAAATGCGTGAACTTATGCAAGCGACCATCATTCAAGGCACAAGTAGGAAGTCATTCCGTCCTCTAGTTAAAAACAATCAATTCGTTGCTCTCGAGCTTGGTGGAAAAACAGGATCACTCACTGGTGATGAGCCGAAGGGCAAAGTGGATTGGTTTGTGGGTTACGCGATTCATGGTGACCAAAAAATTGCAATCGCAGCAATCACAGTCAATAAAAAATACTGGACAGTAAAATCGGCATTCCTTGCTCAGAGTATTATTAAGAATCACTTCAAAGAAGATGTTGCGGCTAGGTAA